One region of Pleuronectes platessa chromosome 18, fPlePla1.1, whole genome shotgun sequence genomic DNA includes:
- the LOC128462181 gene encoding transmembrane protein 74, with protein sequence MADLELFKFDGPALRDASLGLSYKQRVLEVCSSGGDTLDPGGGEGPWTGLRSAARPEEETETSFTCRHGGDGDSVQLRGTQTCNQTHCSSLYEEEEEEEEEEEVMEEEEEEEEEDIPELFLLSDDDLSSSDGSGKSVDYGFIIAVTCLVTGISLVAISYTVPRDVRVDPDSVSAREMERLEREKARVGAHLDRCVIAGLCLLTLGGVLLSSLLMVSMWKGEMMRRKAFAYSKHAANLYGSMSLRAASGLEDSCSHLSVVDEDLEALS encoded by the coding sequence ATGGCTGATCTGGAACTGTTTAAGTTTGATGGACCGGCTCTGAGAGACGCGTCCCTGGGGTTGAGTTATAAGCAACGTGTCCTGGAGGTCTGCAGCAGCGGAGGAGACACGCTCGATCCCGGCGGAGGAGAGGGTCCATGGACAGGGCTCCGGAGCGCGGCGCGTccggaggaggaaacagaaacatccTTCACCTGCAGACACGGAGGGGATGGAGACTCTGTCCAGCTGAGAGGGACTCAAACCTGCAACCAGACTCACTGCTCCTCACtgtacgaggaggaggaggaggaggaggaagaggaggaggtgatggaggaggaggaggaagaggaagaggaggacatcCCGGAACTTTTCTTGCTGTCCGACGAcgacctctcctcctccgacgGCTCTGGGAAGTCGGTGGATTACGGCTTCATCATCGCCGTCACCTGCCTGGTGACCGGCATCTCTCTGGTCGCCATCTCCTACACGGTGCCCAGGGACGTGCGCGTGGACCCGGACAGCGTGTCCGCCCGGGAGATGGAGCGCCTGGAGCGGGAGAAAGCCCGGGTCGGGGCCCACCTGGACCGCTGCGTCATAGCGGGACTGTGCCTGCTCACGCTCGGGGGCGTGCTGCTCTCCAGCCTGCTCATGGTCTCCATGTGGAAGGGGGAGATGATGCGGAGGAAAGCCTTCGCCTACTCCAAACACGCTGCCAACTTGTACGGATCCATGAGCCTGAGAGCAGCCTCCGGGCTGGAGGACTCCTGCTCGCATCTGTCGGTGGTGGATGAGGATCTGGAGGCGCTCAGCTGA
- the eif3eb gene encoding LOW QUALITY PROTEIN: eukaryotic translation initiation factor 3 subunit E-B (The sequence of the model RefSeq protein was modified relative to this genomic sequence to represent the inferred CDS: inserted 6 bases in 5 codons; deleted 2 bases in 1 codon; substituted 6 bases at 6 genomic stop codons) yields the protein MAEPDLTSRTAHFLDRNLGSPQLELHSVKEIYNXKEFLQGKLDLLSETNMVDFTMLVYXNLNPVKEIPPSLKEKRSSEMDQLKQLQSETEPIVQMFEDPETTRQMESTRDGRMLFDYLSEKHDVSLRFLVPLVVVSXFRQEYGNYSXITEYLYFLRVLVRSSDRNTLSSLWGXLASGILMQNWEAAMEDLTRXXQCKTVTKCSLQXRTRLIHWSLFVFFNHXKGRDDIIELFLYQPQYLNAVQTMCPHILXFLSPAVITNKXRQVLKDLVKVIQQVRYMFKDPISEFFGLPEEAQGVNNLFLVAGLEDFIENARLFIFETFSRIHQCLSISVLPDELHTTPEEAERWILNLIRNARFDAEMDSKLVRRCSH from the exons ATGGCGGAGCCCGACCTGACCAGCAGGACAGCTCACTTCCTGGACCGGAACCTGGGTTCTCCTCAGCTGGAGCTCCACTCAGTGAAGGAG ATCTACAATTAGAAGGAATTCCTTCAGGGAAAGCTGGACCTCCTCAGC GAGACAAACATGGTGGACTTCACCATGTTAGTCT AAAACCTGAACCCGGTCAAGGAAATCCCACCCT ccctgaaggagaagaggagctcTGAGATGGATCAGCTGAAGCAGCTCCAGTCAGAGACAGAGCCCATTGTCCAGATGTTTGAAGATCCAGAGACAACACGGCAGATGGAGTCCACGAG AGACGGGAGGATGCTGTTTGACTACCTGTCAGAGAAACATGATGTGAGTTTGAGGT TTCTTGTCCCCCTTGTTGTTGTCTCTTAATTTCGTCAAGAGTACGGTAACTACTC GATCACTGAGTACCTGTACTTCCTCCGTGTCTTGGTAAgaa GTTCAGACAGGAACACCTTGAGCTCTCTGTGGG AACTGGCTTCTGGAATCCTGATGCAGAACTGGGAGGCAGCCATGGAAGACCTCACTCGTTGATAACAATGTAAGACAGTGACCaagtgt tcgcTCCAGTAGAGGACACGGCTCATCCACTGGTccctcttcgtcttcttcaaCC CAAAAGGCCGAGACGACATCATCGAGCTCTTCCTCTACCAGCCTCA ATACCTGAATGCCGTCCAGAcaatgtgcccacacatcctgtgATTCCTTTCGCCTGCAGTCATCACCAACA GCCGGCAGGTCCTCAAGGACTTGGTGAAAGTCATTCAACAGGTGAGAT ACATGTTCAAGGACCCGATCTCAGAGTTCTTTGGGCTCCCAGAAGAAGCTCAGGGAGT GAACAACCTCTTTCTGGTCGCCGGCCTTGAGGACTTCATTGAAAACGCCCGTCTCTTCATCTTTGAGACCTTCAGTCGGATTCATCAGTGCCTCAGCATCAG CGTGCTGCCAGACGAGCTCCACACGACGCCCGAGGAGGCGGAGCGGTGGATCCTCAACCTCATCCGAAACGCCAGGTTCGATGCCGAGATGGACTCCAAGCTGGTGAGGCGCTGCAGTCACTGA